The following coding sequences are from one Dehalococcoidales bacterium window:
- a CDS encoding DUF4129 domain-containing protein, with translation MTTGTVKKFDWMAGVFYPLAVILMEAFWVAPWLHWLGILPMFREPRPIMGLGTVILVLALALLVTRLVVNLKIKMWAIQAIIIGAGLLTMLLVLGYEYAGDYAFLSGGWFTHTWQVLGHTLVKPDTIAAAIAAVVYLWWRGINLGQSTTIFKDIYRTFVLGMVALIVLLVLWQLTSVSDKLDSPGASIGFNVIAFFFFGLISIAICHLYVMRSTMPREDAGLTSVWRWTPVMLGVIGGVVLVGFGLASALSPEFFDSVGRGAGTIFGFLWKILEYVLIPVTYAAEGIAWVMRWFLNLLRRLSPSQEDTSDNVSSSPFQDVTTGDISPIWGIIFKWVIVAVIAAVVIFILAKAISRFRVRHARDTIEEVRDSIFSWKGLREDLKLFFNNLGNRFRRKEAGAPKYNFDDNPNRRLEIREIYRHLQWEAGKSGITRRRHETADEYADRLRRYAPDSSPPLDSLTGLYKGVRYGENAVPESQLDDANTLWRTLKGMLRKMRGG, from the coding sequence ATGACGACGGGTACGGTTAAAAAGTTCGACTGGATGGCGGGGGTGTTCTATCCGCTGGCGGTAATCCTGATGGAAGCCTTCTGGGTAGCCCCGTGGCTGCACTGGCTGGGCATTTTGCCGATGTTCCGGGAGCCGCGCCCGATTATGGGCCTGGGTACGGTTATCCTGGTGCTGGCGCTGGCGCTGCTGGTGACCCGGCTGGTGGTCAATTTAAAGATTAAAATGTGGGCCATCCAGGCCATCATCATCGGCGCCGGCCTGTTGACCATGCTGCTGGTGCTCGGCTACGAGTACGCGGGCGACTACGCCTTCCTGAGCGGCGGGTGGTTCACCCATACCTGGCAGGTGCTGGGGCACACTTTAGTCAAGCCGGATACCATTGCCGCGGCCATAGCGGCGGTGGTTTACCTCTGGTGGCGGGGCATCAACCTGGGGCAGTCCACCACCATCTTTAAAGACATTTACCGTACCTTCGTGCTCGGCATGGTAGCCCTGATAGTGCTGTTAGTCCTGTGGCAGCTGACCTCGGTTTCCGATAAGCTGGACAGTCCGGGAGCGAGCATCGGGTTCAACGTGATAGCATTTTTCTTCTTCGGGCTGATATCCATCGCCATCTGTCACCTGTACGTCATGCGCAGCACCATGCCGCGCGAGGACGCGGGGCTGACATCCGTCTGGCGCTGGACGCCGGTGATGCTGGGAGTAATCGGGGGGGTGGTGCTGGTGGGGTTCGGCCTCGCTTCCGCCCTCTCCCCCGAGTTTTTCGATAGCGTGGGCCGGGGCGCGGGTACCATTTTCGGGTTCCTGTGGAAGATTTTAGAGTACGTACTGATTCCGGTTACCTACGCGGCGGAGGGCATCGCATGGGTGATGCGCTGGTTCCTCAATCTCCTCCGGCGATTAAGCCCGTCGCAGGAAGACACATCGGACAACGTGTCCAGCTCGCCCTTCCAGGATGTGACCACCGGGGACATTTCACCGATATGGGGTATAATTTTCAAGTGGGTCATCGTGGCGGTTATCGCGGCGGTGGTCATTTTTATACTGGCTAAAGCTATTTCCCGCTTCCGCGTCCGTCACGCCCGGGATACCATAGAAGAGGTACGCGATTCCATCTTCAGCTGGAAGGGCCTGCGCGAAGATTTGAAGCTGTTTTTTAACAACCTGGGCAACAGGTTTAGAAGAAAAGAGGCGGGCGCGCCGAAATACAACTTCGACGATAATCCCAACCGGAGGCTGGAAATCCGGGAAATCTACCGCCACCTGCAATGGGAGGCGGGGAAGTCCGGGATAACACGGCGCCGCCATGAGACCGCCGATGAATACGCCGACCGCCTCCGGCGCTACGCGCCGGACAGCTCTCCGCCGCTGGACAGCCTGACCGGACTGTATAAAGGCGTGCGCTACGGGGAAAACGCCGTCCCGGAAAGCCAGCTGGATGATGCCAACACTCTCTGGCGGACGCTCAAGGGGATGCTGCGGAAAATGCGGGGCGGCTAG
- a CDS encoding DUF58 domain-containing protein has translation MRGDNWLYIAIVILIISLALHQVPLALVSLLFILTGGVSRLWNKYCLHRIEYKRRLSQNQVFFGEDIVFEIEIVNRKPLPLAWLQVEDELPERVKLLKGKAADSVDDRVTLTNIFPIGMYHRVKRRFPMHCGERGAFIFGPTRLRSGDLFGFFRREKLIEQQDYLMVYPRLVPLEKLGIPSQQLFGDIRLKHHLFQDPVLTAGVREYLPGDSLKRIHWKSTARLGRLQTKIYEPTTTVDISILLDVRTLKAPLWGSNYQLQELSIITAASISQHALNTGFRVGLYVNQITRFSQGMVSVPHSQHPDQMPRILEALAQLHQVETTPMTRHIREVASSLPWGSTMLLITAQPEEKLMAALLDLRRVGRSLALVVVGGAPIEGEETLTGHLPIFRVSDETAWNLVQEIGLKEA, from the coding sequence ATGCGGGGCGATAACTGGCTATACATCGCAATAGTAATCCTGATTATCAGCCTGGCGCTGCACCAGGTGCCGCTGGCGCTGGTATCATTGCTGTTTATCCTGACCGGCGGCGTTTCAAGGCTATGGAACAAGTACTGCCTGCACCGCATCGAGTATAAACGGCGGCTCAGCCAGAACCAGGTATTCTTCGGGGAAGATATCGTCTTCGAGATAGAGATAGTCAACCGCAAGCCGCTGCCCCTGGCCTGGCTCCAGGTGGAGGACGAGCTGCCGGAGAGGGTAAAGCTGCTCAAGGGCAAAGCGGCGGACTCCGTGGACGACCGGGTCACGCTCACTAACATCTTCCCCATCGGCATGTACCACCGGGTAAAGCGGCGCTTCCCCATGCACTGCGGGGAAAGGGGCGCTTTCATCTTCGGGCCGACGCGCCTGCGCTCCGGCGACCTGTTCGGGTTTTTCCGCCGGGAAAAACTGATAGAACAGCAGGACTATTTAATGGTCTATCCCCGGCTGGTGCCGCTGGAAAAGCTGGGGATACCCTCGCAGCAGCTCTTCGGGGATATACGGCTGAAGCACCATTTATTCCAGGACCCGGTGCTCACGGCCGGCGTGCGCGAGTACCTGCCGGGCGACAGCCTGAAGCGGATACACTGGAAAAGCACGGCGCGGCTGGGCCGGCTCCAGACCAAGATTTACGAGCCCACCACGACGGTGGATATCAGCATTTTACTGGACGTGCGCACCCTGAAAGCGCCTTTATGGGGGAGCAACTACCAGCTCCAGGAGCTTTCCATTATCACCGCGGCATCCATATCCCAGCACGCGCTGAATACCGGTTTCCGGGTGGGGCTGTACGTCAACCAGATAACGCGTTTTTCCCAGGGGATGGTCTCCGTGCCCCACAGCCAGCACCCGGACCAGATGCCGCGCATACTGGAAGCGCTGGCACAGCTGCACCAGGTGGAAACGACGCCCATGACCCGGCATATCCGGGAGGTGGCCAGCAGCCTGCCCTGGGGCAGCACCATGCTGCTGATTACGGCGCAGCCGGAGGAAAAACTGATGGCGGCGCTGCTGGACCTGCGGCGGGTGGGGCGCAGCCTGGCGCTGGTGGTGGTGGGCGGCGCGCCTATAGAGGGGGAGGAAACTCTTACCGGCCACCTGCCAATTTTCCGCGTAAGCGATGAGACCGCCTGGAATTTAGTACAGGAAATAGGACTGAAAGAGGCGTGA
- a CDS encoding MoxR family ATPase, translating into MEEKDVQKIKDAAEKIKANVERVIVGKGEVVELTIVALLCEGHILLEDVPGLGKTVLAKSLSKSLGCSFRRIQCTPDLLPSDITGTYIFNQKTADFEYRAGPVMSQIVLADEINRATPRTQSALLEAMQERQITTEGETRPLPRPFLVVATQNPIELEGTFPLPEAQLDRFLMKIQMGYPSEEDDRLILSRFRQNDPLDDLAAVITAQELMAMQKLCREVHVAPDVEDYIVRLVHATRKHAAVELGASPRAMMALYNATQALAAIRGRAFVIPDDIKYLMTPVLVHRIIPKSESRLRGQKADQTLKEIRDSVFVPVEEEGAAGEG; encoded by the coding sequence ATGGAAGAAAAAGACGTTCAAAAGATCAAGGACGCGGCGGAAAAGATAAAGGCCAACGTGGAACGCGTAATCGTTGGGAAGGGGGAAGTGGTGGAGCTCACCATCGTCGCCCTGCTCTGCGAGGGGCATATTCTGCTGGAGGACGTGCCGGGGCTGGGCAAGACGGTACTGGCCAAGTCTTTATCAAAATCGCTGGGGTGCAGCTTCCGTCGCATCCAGTGCACGCCGGACCTGCTGCCTTCCGATATCACCGGAACGTACATCTTCAACCAGAAAACGGCGGACTTCGAGTACCGCGCCGGGCCGGTAATGTCGCAAATCGTCCTGGCGGATGAAATCAACCGCGCCACCCCCAGAACGCAGTCGGCCCTGCTGGAAGCCATGCAGGAGCGTCAGATTACCACCGAGGGAGAGACCAGGCCTTTGCCCCGGCCCTTCCTGGTGGTGGCCACGCAAAATCCCATCGAGCTGGAAGGCACCTTCCCGCTGCCCGAAGCCCAGCTCGACCGGTTTTTAATGAAGATACAGATGGGCTACCCCAGCGAGGAGGACGACCGCCTGATACTTTCCCGTTTCCGCCAGAACGACCCCCTGGACGACCTGGCGGCGGTAATCACCGCCCAGGAGCTGATGGCGATGCAGAAACTCTGCCGGGAGGTGCATGTCGCCCCGGACGTGGAGGACTACATCGTCCGGCTGGTGCACGCCACCAGGAAACACGCCGCGGTGGAGCTGGGCGCCAGCCCGCGCGCCATGATGGCGCTCTATAACGCCACGCAGGCGCTGGCCGCCATCCGGGGACGGGCTTTCGTCATCCCGGACGATATCAAATATTTAATGACCCCGGTGCTGGTACACCGCATCATCCCCAAGTCCGAAAGCCGGCTGCGCGGACAAAAGGCCGACCAGACATTAAAAGAGATAAGAGACTCCGTTTTCGTGCCGGTGGAAGAGGAAGGCGCGGCGGGAGAGGGGTAA